Proteins encoded in a region of the Zea mays cultivar B73 chromosome 2, Zm-B73-REFERENCE-NAM-5.0, whole genome shotgun sequence genome:
- the LOC100277370 gene encoding putative pentatricopeptide repeat-containing protein At5g37570 isoform X2, which yields MPKGKANANATTHLSTRRRSRMTPTVGWPSPRVATPFGRCLTARCIVSLGLHNHQVLLSRFAAAFNALASPSRNAAAASRPSVALATLLGRCCTVRCLAQLHARIILLGLHNHHALLARFTTACDALECPSVAASFIAALTDSHAAPLRLRNAVLASLARHAPLHAALTEFNLLRQAALPDSFSFPCLLRACARVSCLPAGRALHAAAIRLGVHADLFIRTALIQFYGRCGVADAARALFYQIDIPSEVSWTAIIVAYVNNGGIIDARALFDTMPQRNVVHWNVMVDGYVKCGDLEGARRLFDEMPERTATACTSLIGGYAKAGNMEAARLLFDKLEDRDVFSWSAMISGYAQNGYPGEALRTFDEFQGQGIHPDELVVVGLMSACSQLGNIRLASWIEDYITKYSIDMNNAHVLAGLVNMNAKCGNLERATFLFESMPVRDVFSYCSLMQACCHAGLVEEGKKFFDIMKNVYLMVPSGIVKDQGASVQMLEYGPD from the exons ATGCCGAAAGGCAAGGCAAACGCAAATGCCACAACCCACCTCTCGACTCGCCGCCGCAGCCGCATGACACCCACCGTCGGCTGGCCATCCCCTCGGGTCGCCACCCCCTTCGGCCGCTGCCTCACAGCTCGCTGCATCGTCAGTCTCGGCCTCCACAACCACCAAGTCCTCCTATCCCGCTTTGCCGCCGCCTTCAATGCCCTCGCGTCCCCGTCCCGcaacgccgccgccgccagccgGCCATCCGTTGCGCTCGCCACTCTCCTCGGGCGCTGCTGCACCGTGCGCTGCCTCGCCCAGCTCCACGCCCGCATCATCCTACTCGGTCTCCACAACCACCACGCCCTCCTCGCCCGCTTCACCACCGCCTGCGATGCCCTCGAATGCCCCTCCGTCGCCGCCTCTTTCATCGCCGCGCTTACCGACTCCCACGCCGCCCCGCTCCGCCTCCGCAACGCCGTGCTCGCGTCCCTCGCCCGCCACGCCCCGCTCCACGCCGCGCTCACGGAGTTCAACCTCCTCCGACAGGCCGCGCTCCCGGACTCTTTTTCCTTCCCTTGCCTCCTCCGCGCGTGCGCCCGCGTATCCTGCCTCCCCGCTGGACGAGCCCTGCACGCCGCCGCTATCCGCCTTGGCGTGCACGCCGATCTCTTCATCCGCACTGCGCTCATCCAGTTCTACGGCAGGTGCGGCGTGGCCGACGCGGCCCGGGCGCTATTTTATCAAATCGACATCCCCAGTGAGGTTTCCTGGACCGCCATTATCGTTGCCTACGTCAACAATGGTGGCATCATAGACGCTAGAGCTCTGTTTGATACAATGCCTCAAAGGAACGTGGTGCACTGGAATGTGATGGTCGATGGTTACGTAAAGTGTGGGGACTTGGAGGGCGCAAGGAGGCTGTTTGATGAAATGCCTGAGAGAACTGCTACAGCATGCACATCTTTGATTGGTGGGTATGCAAAGGCAGGGAACATGGAAGCTGCGAGATTGTTGTTTGATAAGTTAGAGGACCGTGATGTGTTCTCATGGTCAGCGATGATATCAGGTTATGCACAGAATGGTTACCCTGGCGAGGCTTTGAGGACTTTTGATGAGTTCCAAGGGCAAGGCATACACCCAGACGAACTTGTTGTGGTTGGCCTGATGTCTGCATGCTCCCAACTAGGTAACATCAGGTTGGCAAGTTGGATTGAAGATTACATCACAAAGTACTCTATAGATATGAACAATGCTCATGTGTTGGCTGGTCTTGTGAACATGAATGCAAAGTGTGGGAACTTGGAGAGGGCTACTTTTTTGTTTGAGTCTATGCCAGTTCGAGATGTGTTTTCATATTGTTCACTGATGCAAG CTTGCTGTCATGCTGGTCTAGTAGAAGAAGGGAAGAAGTTCTTTGATATAATGAAGAATGTGTACTTGATGGTGCCATCTG GTATTGTGAAAGATCAGGGTGCTTCTGTACAAATGTTGGAATATGGGCCTGATTAA
- the LOC100277370 gene encoding putative pentatricopeptide repeat-containing protein At5g37570 isoform X1, with protein sequence MPKGKANANATTHLSTRRRSRMTPTVGWPSPRVATPFGRCLTARCIVSLGLHNHQVLLSRFAAAFNALASPSRNAAAASRPSVALATLLGRCCTVRCLAQLHARIILLGLHNHHALLARFTTACDALECPSVAASFIAALTDSHAAPLRLRNAVLASLARHAPLHAALTEFNLLRQAALPDSFSFPCLLRACARVSCLPAGRALHAAAIRLGVHADLFIRTALIQFYGRCGVADAARALFYQIDIPSEVSWTAIIVAYVNNGGIIDARALFDTMPQRNVVHWNVMVDGYVKCGDLEGARRLFDEMPERTATACTSLIGGYAKAGNMEAARLLFDKLEDRDVFSWSAMISGYAQNGYPGEALRTFDEFQGQGIHPDELVVVGLMSACSQLGNIRLASWIEDYITKYSIDMNNAHVLAGLVNMNAKCGNLERATFLFESMPVRDVFSYCSLMQGYCLHGSADKAVKLFSRMLLEGLTPDNAVFTIVLTACCHAGLVEEGKKFFDIMKNVYLMVPSGIVKDQGASVQMLEYGPD encoded by the exons ATGCCGAAAGGCAAGGCAAACGCAAATGCCACAACCCACCTCTCGACTCGCCGCCGCAGCCGCATGACACCCACCGTCGGCTGGCCATCCCCTCGGGTCGCCACCCCCTTCGGCCGCTGCCTCACAGCTCGCTGCATCGTCAGTCTCGGCCTCCACAACCACCAAGTCCTCCTATCCCGCTTTGCCGCCGCCTTCAATGCCCTCGCGTCCCCGTCCCGcaacgccgccgccgccagccgGCCATCCGTTGCGCTCGCCACTCTCCTCGGGCGCTGCTGCACCGTGCGCTGCCTCGCCCAGCTCCACGCCCGCATCATCCTACTCGGTCTCCACAACCACCACGCCCTCCTCGCCCGCTTCACCACCGCCTGCGATGCCCTCGAATGCCCCTCCGTCGCCGCCTCTTTCATCGCCGCGCTTACCGACTCCCACGCCGCCCCGCTCCGCCTCCGCAACGCCGTGCTCGCGTCCCTCGCCCGCCACGCCCCGCTCCACGCCGCGCTCACGGAGTTCAACCTCCTCCGACAGGCCGCGCTCCCGGACTCTTTTTCCTTCCCTTGCCTCCTCCGCGCGTGCGCCCGCGTATCCTGCCTCCCCGCTGGACGAGCCCTGCACGCCGCCGCTATCCGCCTTGGCGTGCACGCCGATCTCTTCATCCGCACTGCGCTCATCCAGTTCTACGGCAGGTGCGGCGTGGCCGACGCGGCCCGGGCGCTATTTTATCAAATCGACATCCCCAGTGAGGTTTCCTGGACCGCCATTATCGTTGCCTACGTCAACAATGGTGGCATCATAGACGCTAGAGCTCTGTTTGATACAATGCCTCAAAGGAACGTGGTGCACTGGAATGTGATGGTCGATGGTTACGTAAAGTGTGGGGACTTGGAGGGCGCAAGGAGGCTGTTTGATGAAATGCCTGAGAGAACTGCTACAGCATGCACATCTTTGATTGGTGGGTATGCAAAGGCAGGGAACATGGAAGCTGCGAGATTGTTGTTTGATAAGTTAGAGGACCGTGATGTGTTCTCATGGTCAGCGATGATATCAGGTTATGCACAGAATGGTTACCCTGGCGAGGCTTTGAGGACTTTTGATGAGTTCCAAGGGCAAGGCATACACCCAGACGAACTTGTTGTGGTTGGCCTGATGTCTGCATGCTCCCAACTAGGTAACATCAGGTTGGCAAGTTGGATTGAAGATTACATCACAAAGTACTCTATAGATATGAACAATGCTCATGTGTTGGCTGGTCTTGTGAACATGAATGCAAAGTGTGGGAACTTGGAGAGGGCTACTTTTTTGTTTGAGTCTATGCCAGTTCGAGATGTGTTTTCATATTGTTCACTGATGCAAGGTTACTGCCTCCATGGTTCAGCTGACAAGGCTGTTAAGCTTTTCTCTCGGATGCTTTTGGAGGGACTCACCCCTGACAATGCTGTGTTTACAATTGTTTTAACAGCTTGCTGTCATGCTGGTCTAGTAGAAGAAGGGAAGAAGTTCTTTGATATAATGAAGAATGTGTACTTGATGGTGCCATCTG GTATTGTGAAAGATCAGGGTGCTTCTGTACAAATGTTGGAATATGGGCCTGATTAA